The following proteins are co-located in the Vigna unguiculata cultivar IT97K-499-35 chromosome 9, ASM411807v1, whole genome shotgun sequence genome:
- the LOC114164721 gene encoding uncharacterized protein LOC114164721 has protein sequence MRKTKAKILFLWAFFALCIRFNVEAKPSSTLETEIEAKLRQLNKPAVKTIKSEDGDIIDCVNIYDQPAFDHPALKNHTIKMMPDSSTEDDSELELFQTWQRSGSCPKGTIPIRRILREDLLRADSLHTFGRKFSPHFQNLTANQRKNFIPQNRSSAYLVTMGYNYIGAQADINVWNPRVPEAGEFTTAQIWLKNNNNPYFESVESGWMVNPKLYRDGATRFFAYWTRDSYRSTGCFDLTCSGFVQTGQVVLGGAVNPISSRWGKQYAINVGMFLDAHTGNWYLKLNKNIAVGYWPAEILSSLRHSAILVEWGGQVASGNIKKNTPHTRTQMGSGEFADGRFRDACFMRNIRIMDYSLQLKYPSYVSAMADEPYCYSALNEAKYGAEPVFYFGGPGRRPPYCS, from the exons atgagAAAGACAAAGGCTAAAATTTTGTTCCTTTGGGCATTTTTTGCATTGTGCATCAGATTCAACGTTGAAGCAAAGCCATCATCAACGCTAGAAACAGAAATTGAAGCCAAATTGAGGCAACTCAACAAGCCCGCTGTGAAAACCATCAAG agtGAAGATGGAGACATTATTGATTGCGTCAACATCTACGATCAACCAGCTTTCGATCATCCAGCTTTAAAAAATCACACTATCAAG ATGATGCCTGATTCAAGCACAGAAGATGATTCAGAGTTAGAGCTATTTCAGACATGGCAAAGGAGTGGAAGTTGTCCAAAAGGAACCATTCCGATACGCAGAATCTTAAGAGAAGACTTACTCAGAGCTGATTCTCTTCATACCTTTGGCCGGAAATTTTCTCCGCATTTTCAGAATTTAACAGCAAACCAAAGAAAGAATTTTATTCCACAAAATCGTTCG TCAGCATATCTTGTGACGATGGGATACAATTATATCGGTGCACAAGCAGACATCAATGTTTGGAATCCAAGGGTTCCTGAGGCAGGCGAGTTCACCACTGCTCAAATATGGcttaaaaacaataacaatccCTATTTTGAAAGCGTGGAATCAGGGTGGATG gTGAATCCAAAGCTATATCGAGATGGGGCAACGAGGTTTTTTGCCTATTGGACA AGGGATTCATATAGGTCAACAGGGTGCTTTGATCTTACTTGTTCAGGATTTGTGCAAACAGGGCAGGTAGTGCTTGGTGGTGCAGTAAACCCTATATCATCACGTTGGGGGAAACAGTATGCGATTAACGTTGGAATGTTCCTG GATGCACACACAGGGAATTGGTATCTGAAATTGAACAAGAACATCGCCGTGGGTTATTGGCCCGCTGAGATATTGAGTTCTTTGAGGCACAGTGCGATATTGGTGGAATGGGGAGGACAGGTGGCAAGTGGCAACATAAAAAAGAACACCCCTCACACGAGAACACAGATGGGTAGTGGAGAGTTTGCAGATGGTCGATTTAGGGATGCGTGTTTTATGAGGAACATAAGGATCATGGATTATTCTCTTCAACTCAAGTATCCTAGTTATGTAAGTGCAATGGCTGATGAACCCTATTGTTACAGTGCTTTGAATGAAGCCAAATATGGGGCTGAGCCTGTCTTTTACTTTGGAGGCCCTGGACGAAGGCCACCCTATTGTTCCTGA